A single region of the Jatrophihabitans sp. GAS493 genome encodes:
- a CDS encoding DUF4192 domain-containing protein, giving the protein MKKPTTNETTLTIRRAGDLVEAIPYLIGFHPTSSLVVVGLQTSQVAVTTRLDLDYLQPQNQLEAHDGVDQLMTVLRNSGSDRAIAAVYDDAPARAEGSDLAWKVEIDAIRSTLAAEGIDLVDAVLVSQDRYYNYFCDEPECCPAQGRKLPGEQSAAAATATYAGLVAHQSRADLLRMIHPASDAERTALEPLIAAAENLAIDAVLRGQDARHTRAEKRAVFAAARSTDSQLFSARTESDEDRSVSRYAVALTNVHIRDALWVAIDARRLDGSGLWRELARRVPAPYDAAPLFLFAWANWRNGNGTLARAAAERAVVSDPEYSAARLLLSALDHGLDPRRTPRLRSGPSSPGPGKPATRRQLAC; this is encoded by the coding sequence ATGAAGAAACCGACTACCAACGAAACAACGCTCACCATCCGACGGGCCGGCGATCTCGTCGAGGCGATCCCGTATCTAATCGGGTTTCACCCCACGTCGAGTCTGGTGGTGGTGGGACTGCAGACTTCGCAGGTAGCGGTCACCACGCGGCTCGACCTCGACTACCTCCAGCCACAGAACCAACTCGAAGCTCACGACGGGGTGGACCAGCTCATGACGGTGCTCCGCAACAGTGGTTCTGATCGGGCCATCGCGGCGGTCTACGACGATGCCCCGGCTCGGGCTGAGGGCAGCGATTTGGCCTGGAAGGTCGAGATCGATGCAATCCGGTCGACGCTGGCGGCTGAAGGCATCGACCTCGTCGACGCGGTACTCGTCAGCCAGGACCGCTACTACAACTACTTCTGCGACGAACCGGAGTGCTGTCCGGCACAAGGGCGCAAACTGCCAGGGGAGCAGTCCGCCGCGGCTGCGACGGCCACTTACGCCGGATTGGTCGCGCACCAATCGCGAGCGGACCTGCTCAGGATGATCCACCCGGCCAGTGACGCCGAACGCACGGCTCTGGAACCGTTGATCGCGGCCGCCGAGAACCTCGCGATAGACGCCGTGCTGCGCGGGCAGGACGCTCGACACACCCGGGCCGAGAAGCGGGCCGTCTTCGCTGCCGCACGTTCTACGGACTCGCAGCTCTTCAGCGCCCGGACGGAGTCCGACGAGGATCGCTCGGTAAGCCGTTATGCGGTTGCTCTCACCAACGTCCACATCCGTGACGCGCTGTGGGTAGCCATCGACGCCCGTCGTTTGGACGGGTCTGGACTCTGGCGCGAGCTGGCCCGTAGGGTGCCGGCCCCCTACGACGCGGCGCCGCTCTTCCTCTTCGCCTGGGCTAACTGGCGTAACGGCAACGGCACGCTGGCCCGGGCCGCGGCGGAGCGCGCGGTGGTCAGCGATCCCGAATATTCGGCGGCGAGGTTGCTTCTGAGCGCGCTGGATCATGGTCTCGATCCGCGCCGGACGCCCCGGTTGCGTTCAGGCCCGTCAAGCCCCGGCCCGGGCAAGCCCGCCACTAGGCGGCAGCTGGCCTGCTGA
- a CDS encoding methyltransferase, whose amino-acid sequence MSDTAALPLLDGSETDRLRATLDEHFTVDVVNATLDWEGQAALARGDFSGAARVLSDDPASQLIRLFLLADPVSTAALERAIGRANVDALDRAGIVEVASGSARARLELRPYAESDPGRAAADAGWWVLSDFGSDIRPGPLSGDHVLGIGAAALLLAQSTMRRPVKRALDIGTGCGIQSLHLSRHSQQVTATDISRRALRFAATSAALAGVTFDLREGSLLEPVAGEAFDLIVSNPPFVISPGWNDASGGYTYRDGGLPGDELCRRLVRGLANLLSEGGTAQLLANWAITTSEPASERLLSWLPGGVDAWIWQREVADPGEYVALWLRDGGEVPGTERWRRRYDAWRDWFAEAGILAIGMGLISLRRGGTTTGGTTSGTTSGTTTSSAASGDIIVFEDVAQPVEQPIGGEIAAWFERADWLAARSDADLMQSCLRVSPDVTLRRDSGRAPATGGSDMAGEPNGWRTSALTLVQNSGMRWQLETDETIASVLAGCDGATPLSLPAVLLADTHGLSYPVVAESLAPIVRDLIARGLLLPGDAS is encoded by the coding sequence ATGAGCGATACCGCGGCCCTTCCCTTGCTGGACGGCTCTGAGACCGACCGCCTCCGCGCGACGCTCGACGAGCACTTCACCGTCGATGTCGTCAACGCCACGCTGGACTGGGAGGGCCAGGCAGCCCTGGCCCGAGGGGACTTCTCCGGCGCGGCCCGGGTGCTCAGTGACGACCCGGCGTCGCAACTCATCCGCCTGTTCCTGCTCGCCGACCCAGTGTCCACGGCCGCGCTCGAGCGGGCCATCGGCCGGGCCAATGTGGATGCGCTCGACCGAGCCGGGATCGTGGAGGTGGCGTCGGGGTCAGCGCGGGCTCGCCTCGAACTTCGTCCGTACGCCGAGAGCGACCCAGGGCGGGCGGCAGCCGACGCAGGGTGGTGGGTCCTCTCCGACTTCGGCAGCGACATCCGGCCCGGTCCGCTATCGGGTGATCACGTGCTCGGTATCGGGGCGGCCGCACTTCTGCTGGCCCAATCGACGATGCGGCGTCCGGTCAAGCGTGCGCTGGACATCGGCACCGGCTGTGGCATCCAGTCCCTGCACCTGTCGCGGCACTCCCAACAGGTCACCGCAACCGACATCAGCCGACGAGCGCTGCGCTTCGCGGCCACCAGCGCTGCCCTGGCCGGGGTCACATTCGACCTGCGCGAGGGCTCGCTGCTCGAACCGGTGGCCGGCGAAGCCTTCGACCTGATCGTCTCCAACCCGCCGTTCGTCATCAGCCCCGGTTGGAACGACGCATCCGGCGGCTACACCTATCGGGATGGCGGGCTTCCGGGCGACGAACTCTGCCGTCGACTGGTTCGCGGCCTTGCCAACCTTCTGAGTGAGGGTGGCACCGCACAGTTGCTGGCCAACTGGGCCATCACCACTTCCGAACCGGCGAGCGAGCGACTGCTGTCGTGGCTGCCCGGCGGCGTGGACGCCTGGATCTGGCAGCGCGAGGTCGCTGATCCGGGTGAGTACGTCGCCCTCTGGCTGCGCGACGGCGGCGAGGTACCGGGAACTGAGCGCTGGCGGCGACGCTATGACGCCTGGCGCGACTGGTTTGCCGAGGCCGGGATTTTAGCCATCGGCATGGGTCTCATCTCGCTGAGGCGTGGCGGGACTACAACCGGCGGGACCACGAGCGGCACCACCAGCGGCACCACCACGAGCAGCGCGGCCAGCGGCGACATCATCGTCTTCGAGGACGTCGCCCAGCCGGTCGAGCAGCCGATCGGCGGTGAGATCGCGGCCTGGTTCGAGCGGGCCGATTGGCTGGCGGCCCGCTCGGATGCCGATTTGATGCAGTCCTGCCTACGCGTCAGCCCGGATGTCACGCTGCGACGGGACTCGGGCCGGGCACCGGCAACAGGCGGCAGCGATATGGCCGGCGAACCGAACGGATGGCGAACGAGTGCGCTGACCCTGGTACAGAACTCCGGCATGCGCTGGCAGTTGGAGACGGACGAGACCATCGCCAGCGTTCTCGCCGGGTGTGACGGCGCGACACCGCTTTCGTTGCCGGCCGTGCTCCTAGCTGACACCCATGGTCTCAGCTACCCCGTCGTGGCCGAATCGCTCGCCCCGATCGTGCGGGATCTGATCGCCCGCGGGCTGCTCCTACCCGGCGACGCGTCGTGA
- the dtd gene encoding D-aminoacyl-tRNA deacylase: protein MRALVQRCLRASVQVEERIVGEIGPGLLVFVGATHSDEVAQAQELARKVHELRILRGELSVATSPGAAILVVSQFTLYADTRRGRRPSWSAAAPGEVAEPLVEAFVEALRERGAAVQTGVFGADMQVSLVNDGPITLLVEV, encoded by the coding sequence GTGAGGGCCCTCGTACAGCGCTGTCTGCGGGCGTCGGTTCAGGTCGAGGAGCGAATCGTGGGTGAGATCGGTCCTGGGCTACTGGTGTTCGTCGGCGCGACCCACAGCGACGAGGTCGCACAGGCCCAGGAGTTGGCCCGCAAGGTTCATGAGCTGCGTATCCTCCGCGGCGAGCTCTCAGTCGCCACCTCACCCGGCGCCGCGATCTTGGTAGTGAGCCAGTTCACGCTCTACGCCGACACGCGCCGTGGGCGGCGCCCCAGCTGGAGCGCCGCGGCGCCGGGCGAGGTGGCCGAACCGCTAGTCGAGGCCTTCGTCGAGGCGCTACGCGAACGCGGTGCGGCCGTTCAGACCGGGGTCTTCGGGGCCGACATGCAGGTGTCGCTGGTCAATGACGGTCCGATCACGCTGCTGGTCGAGGTCTGA
- a CDS encoding glutamate synthase subunit beta encodes MAHDPQGFLTHDRADTPKRPASERVRDWQPIYLRAHDEIVRAQARRCMDCGVAFCHSGCPLGNLIPEWNEFTARGDLASASERLHATNNFPEFTGWICPAPCESACVLAINTDPVTIKQVEISIVERAFAEDALPPQPPAKLSGKSVAVVGSGPAGLAAAQQLTRAGHRVVVFERDDRIGGLLRYGIPDFKMPKDIIDRRLAQMSAEGTEFSVNSDVTAETFARLRSEFDAVVLSVGALRQREMDVPGRQLPGVYQAMEYLPGGNRVQSGDLVAPPIDAAGKHVIIIGGGDTAADCLGTANRQGALSVTLLDHNTAPTPRSNLVNPVWPAAPSSRGSSPAHDEGVHEAWAREAIEFVGDPTTGVRAVLAEEVEILRVDGAREFRPIENSQHELPAELVLLATGFVGTDVPELLTAAGVEINPRRGTAVVDDAWQTSAEGVFACGDATRGASLVVWAIAEGRACAAAVDAALTGASQLPSPVAPYALAL; translated from the coding sequence GTGGCGCACGATCCGCAGGGTTTCCTCACCCACGACCGAGCCGACACGCCGAAGCGGCCGGCCAGCGAACGGGTTCGTGACTGGCAGCCGATTTACCTCCGGGCTCACGACGAGATCGTCCGGGCACAGGCCCGCCGCTGTATGGACTGCGGCGTCGCCTTCTGCCATAGCGGATGCCCGCTGGGGAATCTGATTCCGGAGTGGAACGAGTTCACCGCCAGAGGCGATCTGGCCAGCGCCAGCGAGCGACTCCACGCCACGAACAACTTTCCGGAATTCACCGGCTGGATCTGTCCGGCGCCGTGCGAATCCGCTTGTGTGCTGGCGATCAACACCGATCCGGTCACCATCAAGCAGGTCGAGATCTCCATCGTGGAGCGCGCGTTCGCCGAAGACGCGCTCCCGCCACAACCTCCAGCAAAATTAAGTGGAAAGTCCGTGGCGGTCGTCGGGTCGGGGCCGGCCGGCCTGGCCGCGGCCCAGCAGCTCACTCGAGCAGGTCACCGCGTCGTCGTCTTCGAGCGTGACGATCGCATCGGTGGCCTGCTGCGCTACGGCATCCCCGATTTCAAGATGCCGAAGGACATCATCGACCGGCGCCTGGCTCAGATGTCCGCCGAGGGCACCGAGTTCAGCGTGAATAGCGACGTCACGGCCGAAACGTTCGCGAGGCTGCGCTCGGAGTTCGACGCCGTCGTGCTCTCTGTCGGTGCGCTGCGCCAGCGCGAGATGGACGTACCGGGACGGCAACTCCCCGGCGTGTATCAGGCAATGGAGTATCTGCCGGGGGGAAACCGGGTCCAGAGCGGAGATCTGGTCGCTCCCCCGATCGACGCCGCAGGTAAGCACGTCATCATCATCGGCGGCGGAGACACCGCGGCCGACTGCCTCGGTACGGCCAATCGGCAGGGGGCCCTGTCGGTTACCCTGCTCGATCACAACACGGCACCGACTCCCCGCTCGAACTTGGTGAATCCTGTCTGGCCTGCGGCACCGAGCAGCCGTGGCTCGTCACCGGCGCACGACGAGGGCGTTCATGAAGCCTGGGCGCGCGAAGCCATCGAGTTCGTCGGGGATCCGACGACGGGCGTGCGCGCCGTGCTGGCCGAGGAGGTCGAAATCCTGCGAGTCGACGGGGCTCGGGAGTTCCGCCCGATCGAGAACTCGCAGCATGAACTACCGGCTGAACTCGTCCTACTGGCGACCGGTTTCGTAGGTACTGACGTGCCCGAGCTGCTCACCGCGGCCGGAGTGGAGATCAATCCCCGACGAGGTACCGCCGTCGTCGACGACGCCTGGCAGACGAGTGCCGAGGGTGTCTTTGCCTGCGGCGACGCCACTCGCGGGGCGAGCCTGGTTGTCTGGGCTATCGCCGAGGGGCGGGCCTGCGCTGCCGCGGTTGATGCCGCCCTGACCGGTGCCTCTCAGCTGCCCAGCCCGGTCGCGCCGTACGCGCTCGCGCTGTAA
- a CDS encoding metal-dependent transcriptional regulator, which produces MYLRTIYELEEEGIVALRARIAERLGQSGPTVSQTVARMERDGLLHVADDRHLQLSDTGRREAIAVMRKHRLAERLLADIIGLDWDQLHIEACRWEHVMSDAVERRILSLLDKPLVCPHGNPIPGLEDLGLPFDTTVTAERLTLAAAAVTSPNVIVERISEQLQSDAELMKRFAVAGVRPGERLSLTPAGADVEITHGTSTSRFSGYVAEHVFVSTVAVPQSARVA; this is translated from the coding sequence ATGTATCTGCGCACCATCTACGAGCTCGAAGAAGAGGGGATCGTCGCGCTTCGCGCGAGAATCGCGGAGCGGCTCGGGCAGAGTGGACCCACCGTGAGTCAGACGGTGGCGCGGATGGAGCGCGACGGCCTGCTGCATGTCGCCGACGACCGGCACCTCCAGCTCTCCGACACCGGGCGCCGCGAGGCGATCGCGGTGATGCGCAAGCACCGTCTCGCCGAGCGGCTGCTGGCCGACATCATCGGTTTGGACTGGGATCAGTTGCACATCGAGGCCTGCCGTTGGGAGCACGTGATGAGCGACGCCGTCGAACGACGGATTCTCAGCCTGCTCGACAAGCCACTTGTCTGTCCGCACGGCAATCCGATTCCGGGCTTGGAGGATCTCGGGTTGCCCTTCGACACGACGGTCACGGCGGAGCGCCTCACCCTGGCCGCGGCCGCCGTCACGTCGCCGAACGTCATCGTTGAGCGGATCAGTGAGCAGCTGCAGTCAGACGCCGAGCTGATGAAGCGTTTCGCAGTGGCCGGTGTACGCCCCGGCGAACGGCTGAGCCTCACCCCCGCCGGCGCCGATGTCGAGATCACGCACGGAACCTCGACGTCGAGGTTCAGCGGATACGTGGCTGAGCATGTCTTCGTCAGCACAGTCGCCGTGCCACAGAGCGCCCGCGTCGCCTGA
- a CDS encoding DUF3039 domain-containing protein: MSTEILESPKTSETDTGSEVFHYVRKAKIAESAVMGTMVQALCGEVFPVTRTPKPGSPVCPACKEVYDSLPGGD, translated from the coding sequence GTGAGCACAGAAATTCTCGAGTCCCCGAAGACCTCCGAGACCGATACCGGCAGCGAGGTCTTCCACTACGTGCGTAAGGCCAAGATCGCCGAAAGTGCGGTGATGGGAACGATGGTGCAGGCCCTCTGCGGCGAAGTCTTCCCGGTCACCCGCACGCCGAAGCCCGGGTCCCCGGTCTGTCCGGCCTGCAAGGAGGTCTATGACTCACTCCCCGGCGGAGATTAG
- a CDS encoding bifunctional diguanylate cyclase/phosphodiesterase, which translates to MSVDVRQRLNGRAFRHADSTRPAPGSRARSIWAYATRKPSVATPRVFAFTTGNSYLVAGLLGLLALAAAPVAVQHATALTVLSILALISGVIILAIGHLLPPSAPHVLLAVGTVLVAVSVSLLGDHPAAAVDGGIMFLAIGVGCAFYFSLVALTAHILLGEVCVYIAAQMVGLVESEIVYTQGLLVAGAVLVASLTRVAAAASRDSLTGLYSRRGFDDFLGRAIAEAQRGDQTLAVVVIDLDDFKAVNDISGHAEGDRLLASISSIWQRDLAPGLTMCRQGGDEFALILPGFTANRAAAMADQLRAVVRHETSFSAGVAEFRAEDSQSKLLGRADVALYNAKSAGGGQTCQYGVADDGASATEFYRALDDGEFEVYFQPILDLSVNEVIGDEALIRWNHPTRGLVAPLEFIPLAESSGAIHAIGGWVLREACVRTVAHSVRTGRPRSVSVNASGHELTNPDYAANVATVLAQTGLEPSSLIIEVTESTFDADHLRVLAVLRNLRELGVRIAIDDFGTGYSSLNRLEKLPANVLKIDRSFVAAIPDNAAEVPVLRAIVAMATALKLTIVAEGVETPRQAHVLTELGCSHAQGYFFGRPAPEHQDTPANSIQRRRTAMRQHPTATSGTGPSAVA; encoded by the coding sequence GTGAGTGTGGACGTACGACAGCGCTTGAACGGTAGGGCGTTTCGCCATGCCGATTCGACGCGCCCTGCGCCCGGCTCCCGGGCCCGGAGCATCTGGGCATACGCGACGCGTAAGCCCTCCGTCGCGACTCCTCGCGTCTTCGCCTTCACCACCGGGAACTCCTATCTGGTTGCCGGCTTACTCGGGTTGCTGGCGCTGGCGGCAGCGCCGGTCGCCGTGCAACATGCGACGGCGCTGACCGTGCTGAGCATCCTTGCCCTGATAAGTGGGGTGATCATCCTCGCGATCGGGCACCTCCTGCCCCCATCCGCCCCGCACGTCCTATTGGCGGTGGGGACGGTCCTGGTCGCGGTGTCGGTGAGCCTGCTCGGTGACCACCCCGCAGCGGCGGTGGACGGCGGGATCATGTTCCTGGCCATCGGCGTGGGCTGCGCCTTCTACTTCTCATTGGTCGCCCTGACGGCTCATATCCTCCTCGGCGAGGTCTGCGTATACATTGCGGCCCAGATGGTCGGCTTGGTCGAGTCCGAGATCGTCTACACCCAGGGACTCCTGGTGGCGGGGGCCGTCCTGGTCGCCTCGCTGACCCGGGTCGCCGCCGCGGCCAGTCGTGATTCACTCACCGGCCTCTACAGTCGCCGAGGCTTCGATGACTTTCTTGGTCGGGCTATCGCTGAGGCTCAGCGTGGTGATCAGACGCTTGCGGTGGTGGTGATCGATCTTGATGATTTCAAGGCGGTGAATGACATTTCCGGGCACGCGGAGGGTGATCGGTTGCTGGCTTCGATCTCCTCGATCTGGCAGCGTGACCTCGCTCCGGGCTTGACGATGTGTCGTCAGGGTGGTGATGAGTTCGCGTTGATCCTGCCCGGGTTCACGGCGAATCGGGCGGCGGCGATGGCTGATCAGTTGCGGGCGGTGGTGCGGCATGAGACGTCGTTCTCAGCCGGCGTCGCGGAGTTCCGGGCTGAGGACTCGCAGTCGAAGCTGTTGGGGCGGGCGGATGTCGCGCTGTACAACGCGAAGAGCGCCGGTGGTGGGCAGACCTGTCAGTACGGGGTGGCCGACGATGGTGCGTCCGCGACGGAGTTTTACCGGGCCTTGGACGATGGTGAGTTCGAGGTGTATTTCCAGCCGATCCTTGACCTGAGCGTGAATGAGGTCATCGGCGACGAGGCACTGATCCGGTGGAACCACCCGACCCGGGGACTGGTGGCGCCGCTGGAGTTCATTCCACTGGCCGAGAGCAGCGGCGCGATCCATGCGATCGGCGGTTGGGTACTGCGCGAGGCCTGCGTCCGAACGGTGGCGCATAGCGTGCGGACGGGGCGCCCGCGCAGTGTGTCGGTGAATGCGTCCGGGCATGAGCTCACCAATCCCGACTACGCCGCCAATGTCGCGACGGTGCTGGCCCAGACCGGGTTGGAGCCGTCGTCATTGATCATCGAGGTCACCGAGTCGACGTTCGACGCCGATCACCTGCGGGTCCTGGCGGTGCTGCGCAACCTGCGTGAACTGGGCGTGCGGATCGCGATCGACGACTTCGGGACCGGTTACTCGTCGTTGAACCGGCTGGAGAAACTTCCCGCGAACGTGCTGAAGATCGACCGGTCATTCGTCGCCGCGATCCCCGACAACGCAGCCGAGGTCCCCGTACTTCGGGCCATCGTCGCGATGGCGACCGCACTGAAACTCACCATCGTCGCCGAAGGCGTCGAGACGCCCCGGCAGGCGCACGTGCTGACCGAACTGGGCTGCTCCCACGCCCAGGGGTACTTCTTCGGACGCCCCGCCCCAGAACACCAAGACACCCCCGCCAACTCGATACAACGACGCCGCACCGCGATGCGACAGCACCCAACCGCCACCTCCGGCACCGGCCCGTCAGCCGTCGCCTGA
- the sigB gene encoding RNA polymerase sigma factor SigB, with translation MTTPRTARSRTNTRGTTGEARLSTRTHRSTRRVGDPSATAAASANTAALGTEDELGTLTAATDGPALVAVADLETPSEAGLENPAQKRATAATKTAATKTAKTTPKAADQTLIASDVTAASVDSETGSETAEPENDDDGAFSVRARSDLDEAAASADLVRVYLNEIGKVALLSAVDEVELAKRIEAGLYAGHLLAAKNSFTPARRRDLRALVMDGERAKDHLLRANLRLVVSLAKRYTGHGMPFLDLIQEGNLGLIRAVEKFDYAKGFKFSTYATWWIRQAISRAMADQSRTIRLPVHLVEQVNKLQRIRRERNQQLGRAPTHAELAAELDITEERVRELLDLSRDLVSLDQTVGADDDAALGDFIADVNAQAAEEAVETGLMKVQLHDVLATLDDREAAVVRMRYGLTDGQPKTLDEIGRAFKLSRERIRQIERETMAKLRHPSRAQALRDYLD, from the coding sequence ATGACAACGCCCCGAACCGCTCGAAGCCGGACGAACACCCGTGGGACAACGGGTGAGGCCCGCCTCTCGACCCGCACGCACCGCAGTACCCGTCGGGTCGGTGACCCGAGCGCGACCGCCGCCGCCTCCGCAAACACTGCCGCCCTCGGTACCGAGGATGAACTGGGCACGCTCACCGCAGCCACCGATGGCCCAGCGCTGGTCGCGGTCGCTGACCTCGAGACCCCGTCCGAGGCTGGGTTGGAGAACCCGGCCCAGAAGCGCGCCACGGCAGCAACCAAGACGGCAGCGACCAAGACGGCGAAGACCACGCCGAAGGCCGCGGATCAGACGCTTATCGCCTCGGACGTCACCGCAGCATCGGTCGACAGCGAGACCGGATCCGAGACAGCCGAACCTGAGAATGACGATGACGGTGCTTTCTCGGTGCGGGCCCGTAGCGATCTCGACGAAGCGGCCGCCTCCGCCGACCTGGTCCGGGTCTACCTCAACGAGATCGGCAAGGTGGCCCTCCTCAGTGCCGTTGACGAGGTGGAACTGGCCAAGCGGATCGAGGCCGGCCTCTACGCCGGACATCTGCTGGCGGCCAAGAACTCGTTCACCCCGGCCCGCCGTCGGGATCTGCGAGCCCTGGTGATGGACGGCGAACGAGCGAAGGACCACCTGCTCCGGGCCAATCTGCGGCTCGTGGTCTCGCTGGCCAAGCGCTACACCGGCCACGGCATGCCGTTCCTGGACCTGATTCAGGAGGGAAACCTGGGCCTGATCCGCGCCGTCGAGAAGTTCGACTATGCCAAGGGATTCAAGTTCTCGACCTACGCCACTTGGTGGATTCGACAGGCGATCAGCCGGGCGATGGCCGACCAGTCACGCACGATCCGGCTACCTGTGCATCTTGTCGAGCAGGTCAACAAGCTGCAGCGGATCCGGCGTGAGCGCAATCAGCAACTGGGTCGGGCACCCACGCACGCCGAACTGGCGGCTGAACTCGACATCACTGAGGAGCGAGTGCGCGAGCTGCTCGACCTGTCGCGTGACCTCGTCAGTCTGGACCAGACAGTGGGCGCCGACGACGACGCCGCTCTCGGCGACTTCATCGCCGACGTCAACGCCCAGGCGGCCGAGGAGGCTGTCGAGACGGGCCTGATGAAGGTGCAGCTGCACGACGTTCTGGCCACCCTGGATGACCGGGAGGCAGCGGTCGTGCGGATGCGCTACGGCCTCACCGACGGTCAGCCCAAGACGCTCGACGAGATTGGCCGGGCTTTCAAGCTCAGTCGCGAACGCATCCGTCAGATCGAGCGGGAGACGATGGCGAAGCTTCGTCACCCGTCCCGGGCCCAGGCCCTGCGCGACTACCTGGACTGA
- a CDS encoding DUF3099 domain-containing protein has product MRHQARDPAVRITNLAETREQEFVHRRRRYSFMMGIRVVCVIAAAPLYAISPWLALVAIVGGAVLPWSAVLLANDRPRKRTPPAREMLRRRSELALGAADSDSGAQPDPADESRDGRTVDG; this is encoded by the coding sequence GTGCGCCACCAAGCTCGCGATCCGGCGGTCCGGATCACCAACCTCGCGGAGACCCGCGAGCAGGAGTTCGTGCACCGCCGCCGTCGCTACTCCTTCATGATGGGGATTCGGGTGGTCTGCGTCATCGCCGCCGCGCCGCTCTATGCGATCTCGCCGTGGCTGGCGCTCGTGGCGATCGTCGGCGGCGCGGTTCTGCCCTGGTCGGCGGTGCTGCTGGCCAACGACCGTCCTCGAAAGCGAACGCCCCCGGCCCGGGAGATGCTCCGGCGTCGCAGTGAACTGGCTCTCGGTGCTGCCGACAGTGATTCCGGCGCCCAGCCTGATCCCGCCGACGAGTCTCGCGATGGGCGCACCGTCGACGGATAA
- a CDS encoding NUDIX hydrolase, whose translation MGDGDGWVRCDLGHRHWGRFGAAGILINDGGNFVLQHRAPWTHEGDTWGIPGGARDSHEDAVQAATREAVEEAAVDPASVRATGLLVDDHGGWSYTTVLARPQHPINPHAANAESTQIRWWPESEIAQLPLHRGFAGTWPRLRSVGSPVALIVDTHAAVAGVVPLPQGDDTAMPVQTLLETIYRLARFGISDRAEPDSVSQHSVSQHSLDALLPRIVLIGSDLPETESTSEWWQASVTLHRVRDSERAAAVEQACLTAFENDERVLVVSEESLQSTGYSVTHLSAIELATLGVSAVSAASEPD comes from the coding sequence ATGGGCGACGGTGACGGCTGGGTTCGCTGCGACCTCGGACATCGTCATTGGGGGCGATTCGGCGCCGCTGGAATCCTGATCAACGACGGCGGGAACTTCGTACTCCAGCATCGCGCACCCTGGACTCACGAGGGTGACACCTGGGGCATTCCCGGCGGCGCCCGAGACAGCCATGAGGATGCTGTTCAGGCAGCGACCCGCGAGGCCGTTGAAGAGGCGGCGGTTGATCCGGCGTCGGTGCGGGCCACCGGGCTTCTGGTGGATGACCACGGAGGTTGGTCGTACACGACGGTGCTGGCCCGCCCGCAGCATCCAATCAACCCACATGCGGCCAACGCCGAGAGCACCCAGATCAGATGGTGGCCGGAGTCGGAGATCGCGCAATTGCCGCTGCATCGCGGATTCGCCGGAACCTGGCCGCGGCTGCGCAGTGTGGGCTCACCGGTCGCCCTCATCGTGGACACGCACGCGGCGGTCGCCGGAGTCGTCCCGCTACCGCAGGGCGACGACACCGCGATGCCTGTGCAGACGCTGCTGGAAACGATCTACCGGCTCGCCCGCTTCGGCATCTCCGATCGTGCCGAGCCAGATTCGGTGTCACAGCATTCGGTGTCACAGCATTCACTGGACGCGTTGCTGCCGCGGATTGTCCTGATCGGCTCCGATCTGCCGGAGACCGAAAGCACCTCCGAGTGGTGGCAGGCGTCGGTGACTCTTCACCGAGTTCGCGACTCCGAGCGGGCGGCGGCCGTGGAGCAGGCGTGCCTGACCGCTTTCGAGAACGATGAGCGCGTCCTGGTCGTCAGTGAAGAATCCCTGCAGTCGACCGGCTACTCGGTGACACACCTCTCAGCTATCGAACTCGCCACACTGGGCGTCTCGGCCGTCTCTGCGGCCAGCGAACCCGACTGA